In Tripterygium wilfordii isolate XIE 37 chromosome 23, ASM1340144v1, whole genome shotgun sequence, one genomic interval encodes:
- the LOC119992934 gene encoding receptor-like protein 13 isoform X2 encodes MGPKCICIMVIMWLSMDGGWCHGCWEQERHALLQLKPFFNQLNWVEGDETSDCCKWEGVECSPATGRVITLFLGGSRGLYLPVLYINTSLFLPFEELKELNLASNNIVGCIEHEGFERLSTLSNLEVLDLGFNDFDNNVISSLRGLSSLNILYLDDNQLKGTIDSHEFDSLNNLEELDMSGNKIESFGSLRGKRTLSKLKVLDLGSQQINTNIQLQSLGSIPNLRRLDLRNNYLNGTTTTQELGNLSALEEFFLDDSLIPTDFLQRIGSLTSLKVLSLNGCGLKGILPTQGWCELKNLQGLYLNSNELEGTLPPCLGNLSSLQEMDIYSNQFNGNITSTPIPNLISLQSLWLERNHIEVPMSLKPLANLSNLKHFQAGNIVLDLESQFWTPRFQLESLSLGSSLFKKSKPHLPNFLYYQNDLKSIDLSGCEFGGAFPTWLLENNTLLHLINLRGNYFTGPLLLPSHSNLELSRIDISDNQDLVRWSH; translated from the exons ATGGGACCAAAGTGTATATGTATTATGGTAATCATGTGGTTGTCAATGGATGGTGGGTGGTGTCATGGGTGTTGGGAGCAGGAGAGACATGCTCTCTTACAactcaaaccttttttcaatcAGTTAAACTGGGTGGAGGGTGACGAGACTTCAGACTGTTGTAAGTGGGAAGGGGTTGAGTGCAGTCCTGCCACAGGGCGAGTGATTACACTCTTCCTTGGTGGAAGTAGAGGATTGTACTTGCCGGTGTTGTATATCAATACCTCTTTGTTTCTCCCGTTTGAGGAATTgaaagaacttaacttggcgtcCAATAATATAGTTGGTTGCATTGAGCATGAAG GTTTTGAAAGATTGTCCACGTTGAGCAATTTGGAGGTGCTTGACTTGGGCTTCAATGACTTCGACAACAACGTCATATCATCTCTGCGAGGTCTTTCTtccttaaatattttatatttggacGACAATCAATTGAAAGGAACAATTGATAGCCATG AATTCGACTCTCTGAACAACTTGGAGGAGTTAGATATGAGCGGCAATAAGATTGAAAGCTTTGGATCTCTTCGAG gcAAAAGAACTTTGAGCAAGTTGAAAGTTCTTGATCTAGGAAGCCAACAGATCAATACAAACATTCAACTGCAATCGTTAGGGTCAATTCCAAACCTCAGGAGACTTGATCTTAGAAATAACTACTTAAATGGAACGACAACTACTCAAG AGTTGGGTAATTTGAGTGCGCTGGAAGAATTTTTCCTGGATGATTCTCTTATACCCACAGACTTTCTCCAAAGAATTGGATCATTGACTTCTCTCAAAGTTTTGAGTTTGAATGGTTGTGGACTCAAAGGAATCCTGCCTACTCAAG GCTGGTGCGAATTGAAGAACTTGCAAGGGCTTTATCTCAATTCAAATGAACTTGAAGGGACACTCCCACCATGTTTAGGAAACTTGTCATCTCTTCAAGAAATGGATATCTATTCCAATCAATTCAATGGAAATATCACCTCCACTCCCATACCCAATCTCATTTCTCTTCAAAGCCTCTGGCTTGAACGTAATCACATTGAAGTCCCAATGTCATTAAAGCCATTGGCAAATCTCTCAAATCTCAAGCATTTCCAAGCTGGTAACATTGTTCTCGATCTTGAAAGCCAATTCTGGACTCCAAGATTTCAACTAGAGTCATTGAGTTTGGGGAGTTCTCTattcaagaaatcaaaaccACATCTTCCCAATTTCCTCTATTatcaaaatgacttgaaaaGTATTGATCTATCCGGTTGTGAGTTTGGAGGTGCGTTCCCAACTTGGTTGCTTGAGAATAACACATTATTACATCTCATTAATTTGAGAGGTAACTACTTTACGGGTCCATTGTTATTGCCATCACATTCTAATCTGGAGCTCTCTAGGATAGATATATCTGACAACCAG GATTTGGTGAGATGGAGTCATTAG
- the LOC119992934 gene encoding receptor-like protein 13 isoform X1, translating into MGPKCICIMVIMWLSMDGGWCHGCWEQERHALLQLKPFFNQLNWVEGDETSDCCKWEGVECSPATGRVITLFLGGSRGLYLPVLYINTSLFLPFEELKELNLASNNIVGCIEHEGFERLSTLSNLEVLDLGFNDFDNNVISSLRGLSSLNILYLDDNQLKGTIDSHEFDSLNNLEELDMSGNKIESFGSLRGKRTLSKLKVLDLGSQQINTNIQLQSLGSIPNLRRLDLRNNYLNGTTTTQELGNLSALEEFFLDDSLIPTDFLQRIGSLTSLKVLSLNGCGLKGILPTQGWCELKNLQGLYLNSNELEGTLPPCLGNLSSLQEMDIYSNQFNGNITSTPIPNLISLQSLWLERNHIEVPMSLKPLANLSNLKHFQAGNIVLDLESQFWTPRFQLESLSLGSSLFKKSKPHLPNFLYYQNDLKSIDLSGCEFGGAFPTWLLENNTLLHLINLRGNYFTGPLLLPSHSNLELSRIDISDNQVQGQIPTNVSVIFPNLQFLDMSENFFYGEIPTGFGEMESLESLDLSDNQFSGGIPRQSDKQRSSLKYIKLSNNKLHGHILPTDFNSTTLESLELDGNNFVGEIPTLSAFPSLIQLDFSNNFLSSIGSLSNISYLSSIAMSNNCFKGTILLEFCKIHGLRFLDLSKNYLSGSIPRCFSQLQYLSHVHLNNNRLGGRLPHDSLNNSSILVVDIRDNSFSGTIPSWIGNMSWLGVLILRANQFHGEIPIGLCSLNQLSILDLSSNNLSGHLPPCLSNFNFATREDNHLLYNFTSYEEEVVEFMAKSSFLNYSGRILNYMFGIDLSCNKFTGEIPLEFGNLSNIKSLNLSHNKLTGQIPTTFANLKQIEGLDLSYNCLIGLIPPQLTELNSLAVFRVAHNNLSGPIPDRKG; encoded by the exons ATGGGACCAAAGTGTATATGTATTATGGTAATCATGTGGTTGTCAATGGATGGTGGGTGGTGTCATGGGTGTTGGGAGCAGGAGAGACATGCTCTCTTACAactcaaaccttttttcaatcAGTTAAACTGGGTGGAGGGTGACGAGACTTCAGACTGTTGTAAGTGGGAAGGGGTTGAGTGCAGTCCTGCCACAGGGCGAGTGATTACACTCTTCCTTGGTGGAAGTAGAGGATTGTACTTGCCGGTGTTGTATATCAATACCTCTTTGTTTCTCCCGTTTGAGGAATTgaaagaacttaacttggcgtcCAATAATATAGTTGGTTGCATTGAGCATGAAG GTTTTGAAAGATTGTCCACGTTGAGCAATTTGGAGGTGCTTGACTTGGGCTTCAATGACTTCGACAACAACGTCATATCATCTCTGCGAGGTCTTTCTtccttaaatattttatatttggacGACAATCAATTGAAAGGAACAATTGATAGCCATG AATTCGACTCTCTGAACAACTTGGAGGAGTTAGATATGAGCGGCAATAAGATTGAAAGCTTTGGATCTCTTCGAG gcAAAAGAACTTTGAGCAAGTTGAAAGTTCTTGATCTAGGAAGCCAACAGATCAATACAAACATTCAACTGCAATCGTTAGGGTCAATTCCAAACCTCAGGAGACTTGATCTTAGAAATAACTACTTAAATGGAACGACAACTACTCAAG AGTTGGGTAATTTGAGTGCGCTGGAAGAATTTTTCCTGGATGATTCTCTTATACCCACAGACTTTCTCCAAAGAATTGGATCATTGACTTCTCTCAAAGTTTTGAGTTTGAATGGTTGTGGACTCAAAGGAATCCTGCCTACTCAAG GCTGGTGCGAATTGAAGAACTTGCAAGGGCTTTATCTCAATTCAAATGAACTTGAAGGGACACTCCCACCATGTTTAGGAAACTTGTCATCTCTTCAAGAAATGGATATCTATTCCAATCAATTCAATGGAAATATCACCTCCACTCCCATACCCAATCTCATTTCTCTTCAAAGCCTCTGGCTTGAACGTAATCACATTGAAGTCCCAATGTCATTAAAGCCATTGGCAAATCTCTCAAATCTCAAGCATTTCCAAGCTGGTAACATTGTTCTCGATCTTGAAAGCCAATTCTGGACTCCAAGATTTCAACTAGAGTCATTGAGTTTGGGGAGTTCTCTattcaagaaatcaaaaccACATCTTCCCAATTTCCTCTATTatcaaaatgacttgaaaaGTATTGATCTATCCGGTTGTGAGTTTGGAGGTGCGTTCCCAACTTGGTTGCTTGAGAATAACACATTATTACATCTCATTAATTTGAGAGGTAACTACTTTACGGGTCCATTGTTATTGCCATCACATTCTAATCTGGAGCTCTCTAGGATAGATATATCTGACAACCAGGTACAAGGTCAAATTCCTACAAATGTAAGTGTAATTTTTCCAAATCTGCAGTTCCTAGATATGTCTGAAAACTTTTTCTACGGCGAGATTCCTACAGGATTTGGTGAGATGGAGTCATTAGAAAGTTTGGACTTATCAGACAATCAATTTTCTGGAGGAATACCAAGGCAGTCTGACAAGCAGAGGTCCTCGTTGAAGTATATTAAACTATCAAACAACAAATTGCATGGGCATATACTTCCAACCGATTTTAACTCTACCACATTAGAGAGTCTTGAATTGGATGGCAACAACTTTGTGGGAGAGATACCTACTCTCTCAGCCTTTCCCTCTTTGATACAATTGGACTTCAGCAATAACTTCCTATCTAGCATTGGAAGCTTATCAAACATCTCGTATTTATCCAGTATTGCTATGTCCAATAATTGTTTTAAGGGAACAATTCTGTTGGAGTTCTGCAAGATTCATGGACTTCGTTTTCTGGATCTGTCTAAGAATTATTTGTCCGGCTCTATACCACGTTGTTTCAGTCAGTTACAGTATCTCAGCCATGTCCATTTAAATAATAACAGGCTCGGAGGTCGATTACCACATGATTCTCTTAACAACTCTTCTATTCTGGTGGTAGACATCAGAGATAACAGCTTCAGCGGCACCATCCCAAGTTGGATCGGCAATATGTCATGGTTGGGTGTTCTTATTCTACGAGCGAACCAGTTCCATGGTGAGATTCCTATTGGCTTATGCAGTCTAAACCAATTGAGCATCTTGGATCTTTCGTCGAATAATTTATCTGGTCATCTGCCTCCCtgtttgagtaatttcaatTTTGCAACTAGAGAGGACAACCATTTGTTATATAATTTTACGTCCTATGAGGAAGAAGTTGTGGAATTTATGGCAAAGAGTAGTTTCCTCAATTACTCAGGAAGAATCCTCAATTACATGTTCGGAATTGATCTGTCTTGCAACAAATTCACAGGTGAAATCCCACTTGAATTTGGAAACTTAAGCAATATCAAATCTCTGAATCTATCGCACAACAAGCTAACCGGACAAATTCCCACAACATTCGCAAACTTGAAGCAGATTGAGGGTTTGGATCTTTCTTACAACTGCTTGATTGGTCTAATCCCTCCTCAACTTACAGAGTTGAACTCTCTAGCAGTTTTCAGAGTGGCACACAACAATTTGTCAGGTCCGATTCCGGACAGGAAAGGTTAG